One Puntigrus tetrazona isolate hp1 chromosome 25, ASM1883169v1, whole genome shotgun sequence genomic window, aaaaaaaaatgtccgctgcataaaaataaacatctatATACACGTATAGcgtgtgtgtgaataaaattTCTCagtcctgtggtttcaggaACGCCTTTTTGGGTCGGTTAACTTCGTTGCAGTTGACGTCCTCTTCGCTCTTGGTAACCTCGGAGCGATTTCGTTTCTTGGCGAACTTATTTCTCATGCTCTCGACCAAGCTTTCGTATCTGAGGGAAAGAGCAAAATAACTTAACGTCGGGTTTCTGTACAACGACGTCACTTTGAGatcccttcctctctctctttctcaccttCTCGCCATGTCTTCATCGGTAATATCCTTTTCCATTCTGCTCACGTCATCGTCCTCTTCTTCGTCCTCTTCCTCTTTGCTCGCGTTCATTAGCAACATTAATTTCTGCAAGAGAATTGGGTTTAGCTGTAAATACGTTAAGCGCGCGAGATTACAGATATCAGGACGTGGCTTGATTCGCGACCTTAACCTAAATTAATCAATTTAGAAAAATGGAAGCAAACTTACGCTCTTGCATTTCATAAAAGTTCACAAAAGATGTACCTCGACGCCAGGATTGAAGCCTCGGAATGACATTCTGCCATAAACCAAATCCTCGCAGGGAGCGTAACTTCTCTCCTCAATTATATAGtttctaataaaaattaaaaaaaatcaggtttatcAGAGCTAGGTTTTTCCGAGCTATTTAACTAACGTTTTGGTGAATAAATGAGTACATTgagtacaaattaaaataaatgagtacataaatataattcataaataataagtaacttttaatttttacatttattttgaacagaaaaaTGCTTCATATTGTGGAAGCAGATTTCCaccaaataagaaataaaaaaactgatataaagCACCGGTAATTCAAAATTGATTAAGTTTAAATTATGAGAAAACTAATTACACAATTATgggataaaaatgtttttgactcTTCTTATATTAATAACtttgttacagttttttttacgaTGACTTAGTATCTAACATATTTAACTTTTTGGACCTTTTCTCAAATATAAAGCATTTCTCCTTTTTGGCAGAAATGAGACTCCGTAGTTATTTGTGACACCACGCAGCCGTATAGTTTTCTGAGGCCACCGCATCTCACTCTTTGGCCTTGAACTCGGGCAGATCCAGGAACCAGTGCTCGTCGCTGATGatcctcttctcctcctcgtCCAGCTGCTTCTTCGCctccgcgtccagacctctctGCATGAACTACAGACGCACAGAGCTGCCGTCGGTGATTTACAAAACAACATTCCAGCGGGTatctcaaaacaaaacatcctTCTTACCTTCATCCGCAGGAGATTTTTGGACAGTTTCGCTGCGCCGTCCTTCGCCATTTTATACAGGAGCGAAACTGCGcgttttaattgtatattaacTGACCGTTTCCTATGTGTTCCACATGGACGGCAcgaagctaaaataaatacgGGGCCACGTGAAGTCTGCGCACGCGCCGTCGCAACACGTGCAAGGCTCGATTAGTCGAGCAACACAGATCGACCAGAAATGTGCAGTTTCAACATTCGCATTACAAATATAGTAGCGTAATGCTGTGTTTATGTAATAGTAGCTTAATACATTACGATGCGTTATACATTAACGCGGTAATATTTAGTAACaacgttttgttgttgttgtttgtatcGTTGTTCGATTGCTCGCGTCTGATAACACGCATTAACCCTATATTTTCCAACGACGCCAAACGGTTATTTGTCGAAGTGCATCACTAAACATATTCAGTAAGGATTtgattctgtttatttattttggtaagTTATTGGGTTGTGTTATACATAGTGGGCGTGAGTTATATCACTTTAGTCACTATATTGAACTAAAgaactcttttatttattaaaacacattttttaagcaCTTTGAAGTACAATTTAAACGGTGTTTACCAATGGCATTACcaataattactgtaattaaatatattttttcctgtaaTTTAATTCCAGCAGCTTTTGACACAATTGCATTAAACACATCCGGACTATAAAACACTACTACTATATAAAACACCAGAATTTAATATCTAaggtaaaatagtttttaatgttcTAAATACCAAATACTTTGGTCAGATATAATAATTGCAGAAGTATGATATTTGCAGTTATTTATTCGAAGGAACGGTGTTGTGTAAATCCTTGCATTGTTCAGCAGGTTGAGGTTGATGCAGGATTTAGAAAGTAATTACTAcagtaattatattacattgcagAATATAGTACCTGGAAATTAATTCCttagtttttttaactttcacaGTTGAATATATCCAAGCCCTATTAGTATTTCTTCACAAAGTGACAGCCCTATAGGAGACAAGGAAAAGGGGGCCAGTGATCTCGGACAGAACGGACCCCTGGGTTGtcatggagaaaaaaaggatCGTCTGAATCAAGTGTGACGCTTCGGAAAGATGACGTGAGtgggacagacacacacacggatgAATGTTAACAATGTGAACACACAGTATGAAGTATTTAAAGTGTTTAGGTATTAAACTGTAATTCTAATTTTGTCCCAGAATGGAAAAAATGCACACCTGTATtgtttgaagtttttttttttttttttttaattctgcgAATCATTGCAGCAGTTTAGTTTTATAGTCATTATAGTATTTCGACAAATTTTGGTTTATTTCtagatttcttttctttttagctttcatcacatttttttcaaataacgTCATTGTAGTATTTCAACTTATTTTGGTTATATTTTCTGGTTTtagttttcaatttcaaataacgACAGCTCTGGTTTTACTGGCTTAAAGCTTAAAGCTGTAGCGACGTTGCTTTTCATTGTTGTACAGTTTTCCAGTGAGTTGTTATGagttggtggcttggtagagtGATCTGGTGGGTTCAAAGATT contains:
- the mphosph6 gene encoding M-phase phosphoprotein 6; this encodes MAKDGAAKLSKNLLRMKFMQRGLDAEAKKQLDEEEKRIISDEHWFLDLPEFKAKENYIIEERSYAPCEDLVYGRMSFRGFNPGVEKLMLLMNASKEEEDEEEDDDVSRMEKDITDEDMARRYESLVESMRNKFAKKRNRSEVTKSEEDVNCNEVNRPKKAFLKPQD